The stretch of DNA CCACTGTGGCGTAAGCACCTGCTCCTCACCGTCGCACGCGCAAAGCAGCTTCAGGATGACGGAGACAACGTTGTAGTGACTTACTGCAACAGTCGTTCGGGTACCTGTGCTGTTAACTATGCCGGCAGTCCGCTTGCGTGTTTGGTGTGCAAAACGCGGGCACGGAAGACGGCAGAAGCAGCGGGACTGCAGACAGTTCCTCTGGACACCCCGGTCACTCGCGAAGACGCAAAACATCCACTGACTCTTCAGGATCGTCGAGAACTTGCTGAAGGAGTTCAAAGTGGGGTCACGACGACATTTCGTACCATGAATGGTGAGGTTTCGCGAAGATCTTTGATCGGATCGATTCGAAGACGTTACTACAAAACCGCACAGGGGCTGTTGCGATCCATGGATGCCCTGGTGCGAGATGTGACTCCGGACCGGATTGAAGTGTTCAACGGACGTCATGCCTGTTCGCGATTTTGTCTGATTGCTGCTCGACGGTTTGGCATTGCTTTCAATACCCTGGAAGTAACGACAGCGCAAAAACCAATTATTTTTCAGGGCCACACTGCGCATGACCGCAAGGCAATTCAGCAACGCGTCCGTCGACAGCCGGCCGATTATCGTGTCGCAGAAAAATTTTACGGGGGGCGACGGCGTCCACAAATTAACAAATATGCCAGAAAACACGCCGTGGAATTTAGGCCACCCGACGCTGCCGACTTCCAAAAGAAGATTGGAATATTCCTGAGCAGTCAGGATGAATTTGAATCACTTGGCAAAGAATGGGTTTCTCCGTTTCTTGATTACGCACCCATCGTGGAACGTGCGTGCCGTGAGAATCCTGATTATCTGTTTTGCATTCGATTCCATCCGAATCAGGCGGACATTGCTGCAGACGTTGTCGAACCATTTCGCAACGTTGCCGAGTTGCCAAATGTCCGAATCTATGAACCAACAGATACAGCAAACACATACACGTTGATGCAGTGGAGCGATCAGGTTGTCACGTTTGGATCTTCAGTCACCATCGAAGCCTGCTGGATGAACAAGCCTGCAATTATGCTTGGACCATCACTTTACGATGATCTTGAAATCTCCCACAACCCGGCAAGTGTTGATGAATTTCTGGAGTTGCTTCGGAAGGACCTGCCTGTTGGAAGCCGGGAAAATGCGGCACGATTCGCTTATTTCGAGCAGTATGACCAGGACGAACTGCGCTACATCCGATACACCGGAAAGACCATGGTGGCGCAGGGAATTAAGATTCGTTATCCGCTGCTGAGTCAAATCATGCGAACGAGTGATGATGTCCTGTGTCGTGCCGTTAAACTCTGGACGCGGGTGTTGCTCCGACTGGGACATTCGGCCGCAGAAGGAAAAACACAGGGAGTGAACTGCGATGCCGCTTAGTGGCAGGCCGCGCGCAGGCGGCAGCAGTAATCCTCGTTATAGAATCTGCTCGATCAGCGTATACAGTCGACCTTGGTCTTTTAGTTTTCGAGCCACTTTGTGACCGGCCTTTGGGATCACGGTCTTGCGAATGTTTTTTTGATTTGGAATCAAATCGAGATGTGCAACTTCCTGGCGACCGTCACCACTGATGAAGTGATATTCAGTCGTGTCATTGAACTGTAGCTGGCGATATTTCCATTCGCTGATGGCATTGGCAAATTTTCGATAACGGTTGTCGAACGGTACGACATCCGGATGAATTGAATATTGAACCGCGAATGCGATTACTTTCTCAACGGGATAATCCGCTGCAAACATCGCGGCATGAAATGCTCCCATACTGTTGCCGATGGTGATGACCGGTCGATCATTCAGATAACTTCGGATTTGGGGAATATCCAGACTGTTGTACCAGGACCGATTCGTATCTTTGACAAACAGGACATTGAATTCCTGTTCAGTCAGCCGAAAAAACTCTGTCTTCTGAATTGCTCCCATTCCATCGCCGATCCCAGCGAACGACACGATCGTTTGCGGCTTTTGTTTGTCGTGGAATTCGATTTCCGTTGCCACGAGATTCCCGTAAGCATATTGACATTGTTATGACCACGTGTCCGGCAGTTATTCGACTCCGGCGAGTGTCGTTCCGACGAAGATTAACGCGAGGAGGGGCGGACGGCCAGATCGTATGCATCGGCAGGCCCCGTTCGCTGCCATCACTGAATTAGAGACGCCGGTTTGGCGTTTTCACGGCAATCCGTGTTTCCGAGACCATGGACGCCAGTTCACTCGCGGCTACCAAACTGCCTCGGGCGTTGAAATGTGTCACGCCACCGATAAACAACTGTTCAGATTCCACCTGATGCGATCCGGACGGTGTCTTTTCAATGAAGGCCGGAGTGAGGGACCGAAAAGGAATACTCAAACGGCTGCAGATTTTTTCGAGACGGCAATCAGGGTGAGCCGGGTCGAGTTCCAGGTGTTCCGTATTTTCCGACACGAGGGTCCTAAAAAAATCAGGATAAACCTGATAGGCCGATGGCAGGCCCGCCAACATCAGATCGGCTCCCTGCTCGTGGCATTCGTCGCGAAATGCTTTTAGGATTTCAGCCGTCAGTTTCCAGGCGCGTTGGTACGTCTCCGGCTCCTGTCGGGCATAAACCAGATGACGTCCTCGTTCCACGCCCGACTGAGAATGAAACAACTGCTTGATGGTATTGGACTTCATTTTTTGCCAGGTATAGAAACGGCTCACGCGATTCAGGAAGTTTGACACTCGTACTCGCCCGCGGGATTGGGGAATCTGTACAAGCCGGCCGTCATCACTCAGTTCATACTGGATGATGGGATTGGTACTGAGCTCCTTGCTGTTGTCCCGTACATCAGTTGCGTTACCAAATGCGACAATGACAATATCGGGTTTCAGATCTCTGACCAGGTGTCGATACAAAGCCAGCTCCTGGCCGGTTCCTGAACCGTGCATTCCGAAGTTCAGCACTTCCCATTTCTGAAAGTCACCAGCTTTTTCGTTCAACAATTTCTGTAACCGGAAGCAGAACGTTTGTTCTTCGGGCAGCGCCATCGATGCGGTGTATGAGTCGCCGAGAACAGCCACTCGGCGAACATTCGGCATTTTATTAACGGTCAGATGCTGACCGCGAAATCCCACCTGGTTTGTCTGCAGCAGAACGGGAGCATCTGCCTCGTAATTGTAGATGTATTCATTGAGATTGGGTTCAAACCGGCGGCCAATCAGCGGGTCTCGCTGTGATACGTCATGTGCGATACGTGCTAATAAACGTGTTGCTACTTCACAGGTCAGCAGCATCAGGGCAACGGTGACCATCGTTACGGCGGTTTTGGATACCCATTTTGGCACTGGACCCGGTCCCCGTATTAGAACTGGAAGTAGATGAACGGACTTTGAGGCGTCTTGTCAGCATGCTCCACGATCAGCCATAAGACGAGCGTGTAGGCGGGCCAGCGAAGAGGTGTCGGCCAGTGTCCGATTTCCAGAGGAAAGGGATGATGACGATGGGCCCATTCGACGAGTACGAACACCAGCAACATATTGAGTGTGTAGAACAGCGGGCCTCTGGATGAGTATTCAATCCATAACGGATTCCAGTGAGTCAATGTTGTGATGCTGAACACCATCTTTTTCCAGATCATCAGAGCGTCACTGATGGTTTCTGCTCGAAACAACACCCAGCTCAGACAGACAACACAGAATGTCAGCAGCATCCGTACCAGACCTGACAATGAGGGCAACAGGTGTTCCTGAAGTCGTTTTCCGTGGAGAGTTCCGATGTTTGCCGAGTTTTCGGTAATGAGCGCGGTGCCGTGCAGGGCTCCCCAGCCCAGAAATCTCCAGGCTGCTCCGTGCCATAAGCCACTGATCAGGAACGTCAGGAGTAGATTGCGGTTTCGTATCAGACCGGATCCCTGGTTCCCTCCCAGTGGAATGTAAACGTAATCGCGGAACCACGTGGAAAGTGAAATGTGCCATCGTTGCCAGAATTCCCGCATACTTCGTGAGAAATAGGGATATGCAAAGTTCTGCATTAAATGAATTCCGAACAGTCGTGCGGTACCGATAGCGATGTCTGAATAGGCACTAAAGTCACAATAAATTTGAAACGCGAAAAGCAAAGTTGCCAGTACAAGTTCCGGCCCGGTTGCATCAGCCGGACTGACGTAGGCAGCCGTAACGAAGACAGCAACAGAATCTGCGATGACGATTTTTTTGAAAAAACCGCACAGAATCTGCCGAACTCCGCCGGCTGATTCTTCCCTGGACACACTGCGAGCCTTCCGGAGCTGCGGCAGCAGGTGACTGGCGCGTTCGATTGGTCCGGCAACAAGCTGAGGAAAAAATGAGACGAATGCCAGATAGTCAATCAGGTTGTCAGCCGGCTTCAGCCGGCGTCGATAGATATCCAGCGTGTAGCTCATTGTCTGAAAAGTATAAAAACTGATCCCAACCGGCAGGATGATTTCAATCGTTCCGCCGGACATGTTCATGCCGAACAGTTGTCCGAGTTCCCGAAAGCTCTCGGTGAAAAAATTCAGGTACTTGAAGACTCCCAGAAGGCCAAGGTTGCATGCGATACTGAACGCCAGCAGACACTTTCTGGAGCGCAAATTTTTCTGTCGGTGAAGCATTGCCCCGGTGGTGTAGTCAACCAGGCTAGAAACAAGCATCAGCAGACAGAATCGATAGTCCCACCAGCCGTAAAATACGTAGCTGGCTACAAGCAGCAGAACGTTCTGAAGCCCGTACGTCGGCATCAGCCGATACGCAAGCAGAACGAGCGGCAGGAATGCAAGATAGGTGAAGCTTGTGAAGTGCATCCTGGAAGTTCGGACATCCCCCCCGAACCCCGAATATATGAGACGACAAACGCCTTCGTTCTAGATCGGCTGGAATCAGCACACGGTTGATTTTGCTGTGATTTTTCGGGGGATTTGCATGCTTCGCTTGGCTTGCAGCTCTCAGCAGGCCGGTCAGGGTAATTTGGGAAAGTACGTGACGGCAGAATCTGCCAGTACGCTGTTTGCGAACAAATACAACAGGCAAGCATTGCTGTCACTGCTGACCATTGAAGTTCTGTCAAATGCATTCATTGAATCAGACGGTACGACATGTCTGAGTCTGCGGGAAGCAGTGTGATGACGAGTTCCAGATATGGCCTGTTGCTGCCGGCCATATGACTGCATTAATTTAAAATTGCCACCGGTACACCTTGTACTCGTGTTTTCAGCAGACGGGCACCCATTGGGGTGATATTGACACCTGACCGTGTACTGCGGTACGGTTGCTGCAGCACACGGAACACGGTTTCGGCGGTAACGTGATCACGGCAGATGACAAACTTATGAAGGAGTCCACGGATGGATGTCACGGCGATTCTGGAACTCCACAGTGAACTGACAGAATGCTGGCATGCTTCAGAACCGGTGACCAGCGGTGATGGGTTTCTGAACATCGTAAGTCGGAACCATCTGGAAAATTTCAATTTGTGGCACGAAGAAGACATTGCTCGCTGCGATCATCTGGGTGATGAGCGTATTCGGCTGGCGAAACGTGCGATTGATGCTCACAACCAGCGCAGAAATGACCTCATTGAGGAGATGGATCGTCGAATCGTGGTCATGCTGAAGCCTCCCGAATCCGGTTGTCCGTTTAATTCGGAAACACCCGGAATGATGATCGACCGTCTGTCGATTTTGGCGCTTAAAAGATACCACATGCAGGAAGAGGTCGACCGTTCGGATGCAGCCGAAGAGCATCGCGAAAAATGCCGGACCAGACTGGACGTCATTCTGCGTCAAATTACGGATCTGAGTACGGCTCTGACGGACCTGCTGTGCGAAATTCAGGATGGCAAACGCAGTTTTCGAGTCTATTTCCAATTCAAAATGTACAACGACACGGAAACGAATCCGGAGCTGCGTCGGGCGGGTTGATCGATTCGCCGGTCCGCTGATGGAAACGGAGCAGGGCGAATGCAGATTCTCATTATCAAGCCGAGTTCGCTTGGCGACATCATCTGCTCGCTGCCGGTTGCGCAGTCAATCCGGGATCAAATGCCCGAGGCTGTGATTTCATGGGTTGTTAAGACACAGTTCCGGGAGATTGTGCAGCGCTGTCCTACTGTCAACGGCGAAGTGATCGAATTCGATCGTCGCTCCGGAATTGGAGGCCTGCATGAATTTTGGAAGACGATTCGTACTCTGCGGGATCGTCGTTTCGATGCGGCGTTCGATTTTCAGGGGCTACTGCGAAGCGGTCTGATGCTACGGTCAGCCAACTGTCCACTCAAAGTGGGAAGTCCGGATGCACGGGAGCTGAGCCGGCTTGCCTGTGACAAAATTGTTTCGCTGCCGGATGGTGGTAGAAATACACATGCGATTGAGCGGTTACTGCAGTTTCTTCCGTCGATCGGACTTGATGCTTCGCTGCGGTCCCCCGTCGTGATTAACGGTGATTCAGTGGACACCATTGATCATCGCCTGAGTCGTACCGCACCGATCGTCATGATTCCCAACAGTCGAGGACCGCATAAAGAATGGCCCGGGTTTCCCGAACTCACAACCGCCCTTCTGGAAGCACGGCCCGATGTCACAGTTGCCTGGGACAGTCATCTCGCCTGGGAGGACCCGGTGACGAATAATCCGGATCGCTTCATCAATCTGACGACACGAACATCGCTGCTCCAAATGGTGGATCTGCTGCAAAGAGCACGTGTCGTGATCGCAAATGACAGTGGACCGCTTCATATTGCTGCAGCACTTGGCAGGCCCACTCTGGGACTGTTTGGACCAACGTCGCCGGACCGTTTCGGCCCGTATCCCCTGTCTGCGGACAGAAACAATGCGCTGGTTTCATCCAGTCACCGGATGACGGGTCTCTCGGTAGAAAGAGTTCTCCGCTGCGTTCAGGAGATACTCGACAGAGATTCTTTTGCCTCGGTGGCGTGAGGTTGCTTTATCCGGCAGAGCACGTCGTACCGGTGAATTTGAACGGCATCATCAATGCCGGCGGGTTTCGTCACGGCTTCGAATTGTATGCGGTTTCACTGTATGAGTGCCCGCGCCGGGTCGGATCTTGAAGTGATCGACGGGTTACACGCCGGTGAGGATGTGTATCTGAAAATCCGGATTCGTCTGCTGCGTGACGGATCAGCGCTGGATCAGTAGGCACAACTCAGTCAGCCGCAGTATGACATCGAGCACTTGATCGACAGGTACACGCCTGTCCCGAGCTTCGGGAATTCATCCGGCATGTGACGATCGCTGATATCCTCAAAATCGCACAGTGAGCGCGCCAATGTTTCCGGATGTGGTGTTCATATCGGCCGGTCCGGAGAGCCCCGGTTCCGGTCATGCAACAGCTTCGTGCACAACGCGGCGTGCCTGAACGCCTGAGAGTCGCTGGTCGAGTCCTTCGTGAAAATAGGTCAGATGCTCGTGATCCATTCCAAGCAAATGCAGGATCGTGGCGTGAAAATCTGAGACATGCACGCGGTTCTCAACCGCCGTAAAACCGACTTCGTCCGTGGCACCGATCGCCTGGCCACCCTTCACGCCGCCGCCTGCCAGCCACATTGTGAATCCGTAGTGATTGTGATCCCGTCCTGGTTTTCCGGTTCCTTCGCTGGTCGGTGTTCGCCCGAATTCACCACCCCAGATGAACAGCGTGTCGTCCCACATGCCGCGACGTTTGATATCCGACATCAGTGCGGCGATCGGCTGATCGATCTCTTCGCTGTGCCGACCGTGGTTGTCAATCACATCATCATGAGCATCCCACGAATCCGCTCCCCCGCCCGAGTAGAGCTGCACGAAACGAACACCGCGCTCCAGCAGGCGACGTGTCAACAGACACTGACGTCCGAAATATTCAGTTTCTTTGCGATCAAGCCCGTAAAGTTTCTGTGTCTCAGCCGTTTCCGACGTGACATCGATTGCCTCTGCCGCTCCCTGCTGCATTCGAAAGGCGAGTTCATAGGACGAGATTCGTGCCGCAAGTTCCGACTGAGCCCCGCGATTGTCCAGATGGCGCCGATTCAGTCGGTTCAGCAGATCGAGACCGCGTTTCTGCGATTCATCGGTGATTCCTTCAGGTGCATCCAGATTCAGTATCGGTGCACCCTGGCTTCGGAACAGGGTTCCCTGGAGTGCTGCCGGCATAAACCCGGATGTCCACGCCGCTGCTCCGCCGCGTGGACCGCCACGATGATCCGTCATGACCACGTAGCTGGGTAGATTTTCAGTCAGACGGCCGAGTCCATAGTTGACCCAGGACCCCAGGCTGGGTCGTCCCGTAAAGATGCTTCCACTGTTCATCTGCAGAATACCCGGGCTGTGTGTGGGTGTGTCAGCATGCATCGAGCGAATCACGCAAAGATCATCCACATGTCTGGCCACATTTTTGAACAGGTTGCTGATCTCCAGACCGCTGTCACCGTGTTTTCTGAATGAAAAATGAGAAGGAGTGAGCTTGCCAATGGGGCGGCCATTCGAACCAATCTGCACACTGCGGTGATATTCTTTCCCTTCGTACTTTTTTAACGCCGGCTTGTGATCAAAGGTATCGACCTGACTGGGTCCTCCGTTTAGGAAAAAGAAGACAACCTGTTTCGCCTTTGCCGTGAAGTGCGGCATAGCGATCCGGGATTTTAACGGGCTGGTATTATCTGCCAGCAATCCTTCGGAAGTGAGCATCTCGATCATTGGAATGGCGGCGAAGCCACCACCCCACTGCCAGAGACATTCACGTCGCGTTCGGTGACAGCGCGGCTGATTCGCCAGATATCGTGAAACTGTCATCAGATGCTCTTTTCGTTCTCGCGCTGTGCTGCTGTTCAGTCCGTATATACGAATTCATTCAGATTGAATATGACACGGCACATCTGTGCCAGCGACTGCGTCGCTGCTTCCTGTTTGGCCTGGCTGTCCTGAGACACATCACCGGCTGCCAGTCGGCTTTGAGTCTCCAGCTCAACAAACTCTGTGAACGCTGCAATTTCGTCGGGTGCTGGTGAACGGTTGAGAGCAAGACGGTAGGCAAGCTTGATCTGCTGCGGTAAGTCGCTGCCTGCTTCATCCTGGAGTCTCGTT from Fuerstiella sp. encodes:
- a CDS encoding MBOAT family protein gives rise to the protein MHFTSFTYLAFLPLVLLAYRLMPTYGLQNVLLLVASYVFYGWWDYRFCLLMLVSSLVDYTTGAMLHRQKNLRSRKCLLAFSIACNLGLLGVFKYLNFFTESFRELGQLFGMNMSGGTIEIILPVGISFYTFQTMSYTLDIYRRRLKPADNLIDYLAFVSFFPQLVAGPIERASHLLPQLRKARSVSREESAGGVRQILCGFFKKIVIADSVAVFVTAAYVSPADATGPELVLATLLFAFQIYCDFSAYSDIAIGTARLFGIHLMQNFAYPYFSRSMREFWQRWHISLSTWFRDYVYIPLGGNQGSGLIRNRNLLLTFLISGLWHGAAWRFLGWGALHGTALITENSANIGTLHGKRLQEHLLPSLSGLVRMLLTFCVVCLSWVLFRAETISDALMIWKKMVFSITTLTHWNPLWIEYSSRGPLFYTLNMLLVFVLVEWAHRHHPFPLEIGHWPTPLRWPAYTLVLWLIVEHADKTPQSPFIYFQF
- a CDS encoding DUF4254 domain-containing protein, yielding MDVTAILELHSELTECWHASEPVTSGDGFLNIVSRNHLENFNLWHEEDIARCDHLGDERIRLAKRAIDAHNQRRNDLIEEMDRRIVVMLKPPESGCPFNSETPGMMIDRLSILALKRYHMQEEVDRSDAAEEHREKCRTRLDVILRQITDLSTALTDLLCEIQDGKRSFRVYFQFKMYNDTETNPELRRAG
- a CDS encoding alpha/beta hydrolase, encoding MATEIEFHDKQKPQTIVSFAGIGDGMGAIQKTEFFRLTEQEFNVLFVKDTNRSWYNSLDIPQIRSYLNDRPVITIGNSMGAFHAAMFAADYPVEKVIAFAVQYSIHPDVVPFDNRYRKFANAISEWKYRQLQFNDTTEYHFISGDGRQEVAHLDLIPNQKNIRKTVIPKAGHKVARKLKDQGRLYTLIEQIL
- a CDS encoding DUF1501 domain-containing protein → MTVSRYLANQPRCHRTRRECLWQWGGGFAAIPMIEMLTSEGLLADNTSPLKSRIAMPHFTAKAKQVVFFFLNGGPSQVDTFDHKPALKKYEGKEYHRSVQIGSNGRPIGKLTPSHFSFRKHGDSGLEISNLFKNVARHVDDLCVIRSMHADTPTHSPGILQMNSGSIFTGRPSLGSWVNYGLGRLTENLPSYVVMTDHRGGPRGGAAAWTSGFMPAALQGTLFRSQGAPILNLDAPEGITDESQKRGLDLLNRLNRRHLDNRGAQSELAARISSYELAFRMQQGAAEAIDVTSETAETQKLYGLDRKETEYFGRQCLLTRRLLERGVRFVQLYSGGGADSWDAHDDVIDNHGRHSEEIDQPIAALMSDIKRRGMWDDTLFIWGGEFGRTPTSEGTGKPGRDHNHYGFTMWLAGGGVKGGQAIGATDEVGFTAVENRVHVSDFHATILHLLGMDHEHLTYFHEGLDQRLSGVQARRVVHEAVA
- a CDS encoding glycosyltransferase family 9 protein, whose translation is MQILIIKPSSLGDIICSLPVAQSIRDQMPEAVISWVVKTQFREIVQRCPTVNGEVIEFDRRSGIGGLHEFWKTIRTLRDRRFDAAFDFQGLLRSGLMLRSANCPLKVGSPDARELSRLACDKIVSLPDGGRNTHAIERLLQFLPSIGLDASLRSPVVINGDSVDTIDHRLSRTAPIVMIPNSRGPHKEWPGFPELTTALLEARPDVTVAWDSHLAWEDPVTNNPDRFINLTTRTSLLQMVDLLQRARVVIANDSGPLHIAAALGRPTLGLFGPTSPDRFGPYPLSADRNNALVSSSHRMTGLSVERVLRCVQEILDRDSFASVA
- a CDS encoding SGNH/GDSL hydrolase family protein; translation: MPKWVSKTAVTMVTVALMLLTCEVATRLLARIAHDVSQRDPLIGRRFEPNLNEYIYNYEADAPVLLQTNQVGFRGQHLTVNKMPNVRRVAVLGDSYTASMALPEEQTFCFRLQKLLNEKAGDFQKWEVLNFGMHGSGTGQELALYRHLVRDLKPDIVIVAFGNATDVRDNSKELSTNPIIQYELSDDGRLVQIPQSRGRVRVSNFLNRVSRFYTWQKMKSNTIKQLFHSQSGVERGRHLVYARQEPETYQRAWKLTAEILKAFRDECHEQGADLMLAGLPSAYQVYPDFFRTLVSENTEHLELDPAHPDCRLEKICSRLSIPFRSLTPAFIEKTPSGSHQVESEQLFIGGVTHFNARGSLVAASELASMVSETRIAVKTPNRRL